A region of Esox lucius isolate fEsoLuc1 chromosome 3, fEsoLuc1.pri, whole genome shotgun sequence DNA encodes the following proteins:
- the camsap2b gene encoding calmodulin-regulated spectrin-associated protein 2 isoform X2: MDGDAADTKALRRTFIVPSIKAFDHYDFTRAKISCSLTWLVAKAFGSDDVPEELAEPFYRDQYNQEHLKPPVACLLLSAELYCRAGSLILRSDAVKPLLGHNAVIQALAQKGLYVTDQDRLVTERDLTSTPIHMSSHLALMDTLMMAYTVEMVSVERVMACVHRYTPSHPDGRIRDLPYDTEDAVTTWINKVNEHLRQIVVDEQRFRESSATASQRARYRREHAQQRSAPVAPLVDNLLKDNTDGCALAALIHFYCPTSVRLEDICLKDTMSLADSLYNLQLVTDFCRDNLNHCCHFSLEDMLYAHSSIKSNYLVFMAELFWWFEVVKPSFVQPRVFDPEASDPVQSSRTMAPVCSPAKQDLVDRPGSPEHKRLQPDAVSGVIKRSASMSYVDGCVGTWPQERRSRGISFEIPLDGDPHVTPCAGPSLRAMTRSASTEGLGAFKVHHASQGAMRRHLSFQPVNVNGQSSDGGHIPEEDYVQKTPGRSQTQPRRNQNRSSNGVLLENGSGGSGPVSPSTPPSIEEALKIIHDTERPHSSLGSGANGFFLHDGAEPPEPGEHPDDSRGSAKARADEADPNSASTEEVDTGIHVRTEDIQESLDEDNSSLRDYSDMDPDFEAMTRSCPLPQGNGERGVRNGDGNGERGERSSPGLSSVPPAPLSHVPSPASSSGGSGGVVRMTSFAEQKFRKLEGRSSGGTTPESSELNVPNTPPTRTATPEISCPAQPALTPPTPSPRDHTHLLSSEMVHLKMKLEEKRRAIEAQKKKVEAAFTRHRQKMGRTAFLNVVRRKGVTPSPTSPSPIPGGPDLDKPAQDLLPSGSLGPVERCKPDGAAPKSPCEEGVGVGVGEVDLGEYTRSIERLNTSLGFLQTEMQRLAQQQERIMAMREQQQAWVIPPPEPSPHRQLRELRSNSVAGRGSVGSLSPILSSAGGSPRAPHRSPGGIKRRPASFHSSTPRTPRPTELKVTPFRRMLNTPTSVDSLPRLRRFSPSQTQVTSFAYLGHDEGPGATEEGKERGTGGAEEPLNQTKLPETEVAAAGIRSAGTRPYSSTKESTKERGQVEESGEERRKEQLAEVLSQPVRDLVEVPLSLLKPLDGRGLETSGEGENGGELYGEDQKMCCGFFYKDDGKGEEDMALKRAALLEKRLRREKEALEKKQQQDLEQELKKEEARLKAEEEQQKKEDDKQRRDYIKNEYMRRKHLKQVEDMDVRPRHGSLKKKPRPKSIHRDVMESPKPPVRATGTRPRGFSVSSMSLASLNLADTDSNAGDKRTPRASKLGSVRGHISFFLSSPTEIKGRPDSAEGNLSSCPSRNGDKDWENESTTSSTPSNQEYTGPKLYKEPSAKSNKHIIQNALAHCCLAGKVNEGQKNKIIDEMERSGANNFLVLFRDAGCQFRSVYTYCPETEEITKLAGIGPKSITAKMIEGLYKYNSDRKQFSHIPAKTMSASVDAITIAPHLWQTKKQGTPKKLGSLK, encoded by the exons AGTTCCCACCTGGCTCTGATGGACACACTGATGATGGCGTACACGGTGGAGATGGTGAGTGTGGAGCGGGTGATGGCCTGCGTTCACCGCTACACCCCCTCCCACCCCGACGGCCGGATCAGAGACCTGCCCTACGACACCGAGGATGCAGTCACTACTTGGATTAACAAG GTGAATGAGCACCTCAGGCAGATTGTGGTGGACGAGCAGCGGTTCAGAGAGAGCAGTGCTACTGCATCACAGAGG GCTCGCTACAGGAGGGAGCATGCTCAGCAGAGGTCAGCTCCAGTTGCCCCCCTTGTGGACAATCTGCTGAAGGACAACACGGACGGCTGTGCCCTGGCCGCACTCATTCACTTCTACTGCCCGACGTCTGTCAGACTGGAAG ATATCTGTCTGAAAGACACCATGTCACTGGCTGACAGTCTGTACAACCTGCAGCTGGTGACAGATTTCTGCAGGGACAACCTGAACCACTGCTGCCACTTCTCCCTGGAGGACATGCTCTATGCCCACTCCTCCATCAAG AGTAACTACCTGGTGTTTATGGCAGAGCTGTTCTGGTGGTTTGAAGTGGTGAAGCCTTCGTTTGTACAGCCCAGAGTCTTTGACCCAGAAG CCTCTGATCCAGTCCAGTCATCAAGGACTATGGCTCCGGTCTGTAGCCCAGCCAAGCAGGACTTAGTGGACAGACCAGGCAGCCCAGAACACAAGAg GCTTCAACCAGACGCTGTGTCAG GGGTGATAAAGCGCTCGGCCTCCATGTCCTatgtggatggctgtgtggGGACATGGCCTCAGGAGAGACGCTCCAGGGGCATCTCCTTTGAGATCCCTCTGGACGGGGACCCTCATGTCACTCCCTGTGCCGGTCCCTCCCTCCGGGCCATGACCCGCTCCGCCAGCACAGAGGGCCTGGGGGCATTCAAAGTTCACCACGCGAGCCAGGGGGCCATGAGGCGGCACCTCTCCTTTCAGCCAGTCAATGTCAACGGCCAGAGCAGCGACGGCGGACACATACCTGAGGAGGACTACGTCCAGAAAACACCGGGTCGTAGCCAGACTCAGCCACGCAGGAACCAGAACAG ATCTTCCAACGGCGTTCTTCTGGAAAATGGCAGTGGGGGCAGTGGGCCCGTCAGCCCGTCGACACCCCCGAGCATTGAGGAGGCCCTGAAGATCATTCACGACACCGAGAGACCCCACAGCAGCCTGGGGTCTGGGGCCAACGGCTTCTTCCTCCACGATGGAGCTGAACCACCCGAACCAGGAGAGCACCCGGACGACTCCCGAGGATCGGCTAAGGCCCGGGCGGACGAGGCCGACCCCAACTCGGCCTCTACGGAGGAGGTGGACACAGGGATTCACGTGAGGACAGAAGATATCCAGGAGAGTTTGGACGAGGACAACTCTTCTCTCAGGGATTACTCTGATATGGACCCGGATTTTGAGGCTATGACTCGATCCTGTCCTCTTCCCCAGGGGAATGGAGAGAGGGGCGTGAGGAATGGAGATGGgaatggagagaggggagagaggagcagcccAGGTCTTAGCTCGGTGCCCCCAGCCCCTCTGTCCCATGTTCCCAGCCCCGCCTCGTCCTCAGGGGGTTCTGGGGGCGTGGTTCGCATGACCAGCTTCGCTGAGCAGAAGTTCCGCAAACTGGAGGGCCGGAGCAGTGGAGGGACCACCCCCGAAAGCTCTGAGCTCAACGTTCCCAACACACCGCCGACACGAACTGCCACGCCCGAG ATCTCCTGCCCCGCACAACCAGCCCTGACCCCACCCACACCCTCTCCCAGAGACCACACCCACCTTTTGTCATCAGAGATGGTACACCTGAAGATGAAGCTGGAGGAGAAACGCAGAGCCATTGAGGCCCAAAAGAAAAAG GTGGAGGCAGCATTCACACGTCACCGTCAGAAGATGGGCCGGACAGCCTTCCTCAACGTTGTGAGGCGGAAAGGAGTCACGCCGTCGCCCACCAGCCCCAGCCCCATTCCCGGGGGGCCAGACCTGGACAAACCTGCCCAGGATCTCCTACCCTCAGGCAGCCTGGGCCCGGTAGAGAGGTGCAAGCCTGACGGAGCCGCTCCCAAGTCCCCCTGTGAGGAGGGTGTAG GCGTTGGGGTCGGAGAGGTGGACCTTGGAGAGTACACTCGCTCCATCGAGAGGCTGAACACATCCCTGGGGTTTCTGCAGACAGAGATGCAGCGACTGGCCCAGCAGCAGGAGAGGATCATGGCCATGAGGGAACAGCAACAGGCCTGGGTCATACCTCCTCCAGAACCCTCACCACACAG GCAGCTCCGGGAGCTCCGTAGCAACAGTGTAGCCGGACGAGGATCTGTGGGTTCCCTCTCCCCCATCTTGTCCTCAGCTGGAGGGTCCCCTCGCGCCCCTCACCGCTCCCCGGGAGGCATCAAGCGCCGACCGGCCTCCTTCCACTCCAGCACACCCCGCACACCGCGCCCCACGGAGCTCAAGGTGACCCCTTTCAGACGGATGCTCAACACCCCCACATCCGTGGACAGTTTGCCCAGGCTGAGACGCTTCTCCCCGAGCCAGACCCAGGTCACCTCCTTTGCCTACCTGGGACACGATGAGGGTCCAGGGGCTACGGAGGAGGGCaaggagagggggacagggggagcagaggaaCCCTTAAACCAAACCAAACTCCCTGAGACCGAGGTAGCAGCAGCGGGGATAAGGAGTGCAGGCACTCGTCCCTACTCGTCCACTAAAGAGTCAACCaaagagagaggacaggtgGAGGAGAGCGGAGAGGAACGGAGGAAGGAGCAGCTGGCGGAGGTGCTGTCTCAGCCGGTCAGGGACCTGGTGGAGGTGCCTCTATCGTTGCTGAAGCCTCTGGATGGACGGGGACTGGAGAccagtggagagggggagaatggaggagagcTGTATGGAGAAGACCAGAAAATGTGCTGTGGGTTCTTCTACAAG GACGatgggaaaggagaggaggacatgGCGCTGAAGAGAGCTGCTCTTCTGGAGAAGAGGTtgagaagagagaaggaggcaCTGGAGAAGAAACAGCAGCAGGATCTTGAGcaggagctgaagaaggaggAAGCACG GCTAAAAgcagaggaggagcagcagaagAAAGAGGACGATAAGCAGAGGAGGGATTACATAAAGAATGAGTACATGAGGAGGAAGCACTTGAAGCAGGTTGAGGATATGGATGTCAGGCCACGCCATGGAAGTCTGAAAAAAAAGCCCCGCCCCAAATCCATCCACAGGGACGTCATGGAGTCACCCAAACCCCCCGTCCGAGCCACAG GTACTCGACCACGTGGCTTTTCAGTCTCCAGCATGTCCCTGGCCTCCCTCAACCTGGCAGACACCGACAGCAACGCGGGAGATAAGAGGACCCCCAG AGCCAGTAAACTAGGCTCTGTGAGAGGCCATATCTCTTTCTTTTTAAGCTCTCCTACAGAGATTAAGGGAAG GCCTGACTCTGCAGAGGGCAATCTGTCGTCCTGCCCGTCTCGTAATGGAGATAAGGACTGGGAGAACGAGTCCACAACCTCCTCAACTCCATCCAACCAAGAGTATACAG GGCCAAAGCTGTACAAGGAACCTAGCGCCAAGTCCAACAAGCATATCATACAGAACGCTCTGGCCCACTGCTGCCTGGCAGGCAAAGTCAATGAAGGACAGAAGAACAAGATAATAGAT GAAATGGAGAGATCAGGggccaacaacttcctggtGTTGTTCCGAGACGCAGGTTGCCAGTTTCGCTCTGTGTACACTTACTGCCCTGAGACAGAGGAGATCACCAAGCTGGCGGGCATTGGGCCCAAGAGCATCACAGCCAAGATGATTGAAGGCCTATATAAGTACAACTCCGACAGGAAGCAGTTCAGCCACATTCCGGCCAAGACCATGTCGGCGAGTGTAGACGCCATCACCATTGCCCCTCACCTGTGGCAGACCAAGAAACAGGGCACTCCCAAGAAACTGGGGAGTCTGAAGTAG
- the camsap2b gene encoding calmodulin-regulated spectrin-associated protein 2 isoform X3 codes for MDGDAADTKALRRTFIVPSIKAFDHYDFTRAKISCSLTWLVAKAFGSDDVPEELAEPFYRDQYNQEHLKPPVACLLLSAELYCRAGSLILRSDAVKPLLGHNAVIQALAQKGLYVTDQDRLVTERDLTSTPIHMSSHLALMDTLMMAYTVEMVSVERVMACVHRYTPSHPDGRIRDLPYDTEDAVTTWINKVNEHLRQIVVDEQRFRESSATASQRARYRREHAQQRSAPVAPLVDNLLKDNTDGCALAALIHFYCPTSVRLEDICLKDTMSLADSLYNLQLVTDFCRDNLNHCCHFSLEDMLYAHSSIKSNYLVFMAELFWWFEVVKPSFVQPRVFDPEAASDPVQSSRTMAPVCSPAKQDLVDRPGSPEHKRLQPDAVSGVIKRSASMSYVDGCVGTWPQERRSRGISFEIPLDGDPHVTPCAGPSLRAMTRSASTEGLGAFKVHHASQGAMRRHLSFQPVNVNGQSSDGGHIPEEDYVQKTPGRSQTQPRRNQNRSSNGVLLENGSGGSGPVSPSTPPSIEEALKIIHDTERPHSSLGSGANGFFLHDGAEPPEPGEHPDDSRGSAKARADEADPNSASTEEVDTGIHVRTEDIQESLDEDNSSLRDYSDMDPDFEAMTRSCPLPQGNGERGVRNGDGNGERGERSSPGLSSVPPAPLSHVPSPASSSGGSGGVVRMTSFAEQKFRKLEGRSSGGTTPESSELNVPNTPPTRTATPEISCPAQPALTPPTPSPRDHTHLLSSEMVHLKMKLEEKRRAIEAQKKKVEAAFTRHRQKMGRTAFLNVVRRKGVTPSPTSPSPIPGGPDLDKPAQDLLPSGSLGPVERCKPDGAAPKSPCEEGVGVGVGEVDLGEYTRSIERLNTSLGFLQTEMQRLAQQQERIMAMREQQQAWVIPPPEPSPHRQLRELRSNSVAGRGSVGSLSPILSSAGGSPRAPHRSPGGIKRRPASFHSSTPRTPRPTELKVTPFRRMLNTPTSVDSLPRLRRFSPSQTQVTSFAYLGHDEGPGATEEGKERGTGGAEEPLNQTKLPETEVAAAGIRSAGTRPYSSTKESTKERGQVEESGEERRKEQLAEVLSQPVRDLVEVPLSLLKPLDGRGLETSGEGENGGELYGEDQKMCCGFFYKDDGKGEEDMALKRAALLEKRLRREKEALEKKQQQDLEQELKKEEARLKAEEEQQKKEDDKQRRDYIKNEYMRRKHLKQVEDMDVRPRHGSLKKKPRPKSIHRDVMESPKPPVRATGTRPRGFSVSSMSLASLNLADTDSNAGDKRTPRPDSAEGNLSSCPSRNGDKDWENESTTSSTPSNQEYTGPKLYKEPSAKSNKHIIQNALAHCCLAGKVNEGQKNKIIDEMERSGANNFLVLFRDAGCQFRSVYTYCPETEEITKLAGIGPKSITAKMIEGLYKYNSDRKQFSHIPAKTMSASVDAITIAPHLWQTKKQGTPKKLGSLK; via the exons AGTTCCCACCTGGCTCTGATGGACACACTGATGATGGCGTACACGGTGGAGATGGTGAGTGTGGAGCGGGTGATGGCCTGCGTTCACCGCTACACCCCCTCCCACCCCGACGGCCGGATCAGAGACCTGCCCTACGACACCGAGGATGCAGTCACTACTTGGATTAACAAG GTGAATGAGCACCTCAGGCAGATTGTGGTGGACGAGCAGCGGTTCAGAGAGAGCAGTGCTACTGCATCACAGAGG GCTCGCTACAGGAGGGAGCATGCTCAGCAGAGGTCAGCTCCAGTTGCCCCCCTTGTGGACAATCTGCTGAAGGACAACACGGACGGCTGTGCCCTGGCCGCACTCATTCACTTCTACTGCCCGACGTCTGTCAGACTGGAAG ATATCTGTCTGAAAGACACCATGTCACTGGCTGACAGTCTGTACAACCTGCAGCTGGTGACAGATTTCTGCAGGGACAACCTGAACCACTGCTGCCACTTCTCCCTGGAGGACATGCTCTATGCCCACTCCTCCATCAAG AGTAACTACCTGGTGTTTATGGCAGAGCTGTTCTGGTGGTTTGAAGTGGTGAAGCCTTCGTTTGTACAGCCCAGAGTCTTTGACCCAGAAG CAGCCTCTGATCCAGTCCAGTCATCAAGGACTATGGCTCCGGTCTGTAGCCCAGCCAAGCAGGACTTAGTGGACAGACCAGGCAGCCCAGAACACAAGAg GCTTCAACCAGACGCTGTGTCAG GGGTGATAAAGCGCTCGGCCTCCATGTCCTatgtggatggctgtgtggGGACATGGCCTCAGGAGAGACGCTCCAGGGGCATCTCCTTTGAGATCCCTCTGGACGGGGACCCTCATGTCACTCCCTGTGCCGGTCCCTCCCTCCGGGCCATGACCCGCTCCGCCAGCACAGAGGGCCTGGGGGCATTCAAAGTTCACCACGCGAGCCAGGGGGCCATGAGGCGGCACCTCTCCTTTCAGCCAGTCAATGTCAACGGCCAGAGCAGCGACGGCGGACACATACCTGAGGAGGACTACGTCCAGAAAACACCGGGTCGTAGCCAGACTCAGCCACGCAGGAACCAGAACAG ATCTTCCAACGGCGTTCTTCTGGAAAATGGCAGTGGGGGCAGTGGGCCCGTCAGCCCGTCGACACCCCCGAGCATTGAGGAGGCCCTGAAGATCATTCACGACACCGAGAGACCCCACAGCAGCCTGGGGTCTGGGGCCAACGGCTTCTTCCTCCACGATGGAGCTGAACCACCCGAACCAGGAGAGCACCCGGACGACTCCCGAGGATCGGCTAAGGCCCGGGCGGACGAGGCCGACCCCAACTCGGCCTCTACGGAGGAGGTGGACACAGGGATTCACGTGAGGACAGAAGATATCCAGGAGAGTTTGGACGAGGACAACTCTTCTCTCAGGGATTACTCTGATATGGACCCGGATTTTGAGGCTATGACTCGATCCTGTCCTCTTCCCCAGGGGAATGGAGAGAGGGGCGTGAGGAATGGAGATGGgaatggagagaggggagagaggagcagcccAGGTCTTAGCTCGGTGCCCCCAGCCCCTCTGTCCCATGTTCCCAGCCCCGCCTCGTCCTCAGGGGGTTCTGGGGGCGTGGTTCGCATGACCAGCTTCGCTGAGCAGAAGTTCCGCAAACTGGAGGGCCGGAGCAGTGGAGGGACCACCCCCGAAAGCTCTGAGCTCAACGTTCCCAACACACCGCCGACACGAACTGCCACGCCCGAG ATCTCCTGCCCCGCACAACCAGCCCTGACCCCACCCACACCCTCTCCCAGAGACCACACCCACCTTTTGTCATCAGAGATGGTACACCTGAAGATGAAGCTGGAGGAGAAACGCAGAGCCATTGAGGCCCAAAAGAAAAAG GTGGAGGCAGCATTCACACGTCACCGTCAGAAGATGGGCCGGACAGCCTTCCTCAACGTTGTGAGGCGGAAAGGAGTCACGCCGTCGCCCACCAGCCCCAGCCCCATTCCCGGGGGGCCAGACCTGGACAAACCTGCCCAGGATCTCCTACCCTCAGGCAGCCTGGGCCCGGTAGAGAGGTGCAAGCCTGACGGAGCCGCTCCCAAGTCCCCCTGTGAGGAGGGTGTAG GCGTTGGGGTCGGAGAGGTGGACCTTGGAGAGTACACTCGCTCCATCGAGAGGCTGAACACATCCCTGGGGTTTCTGCAGACAGAGATGCAGCGACTGGCCCAGCAGCAGGAGAGGATCATGGCCATGAGGGAACAGCAACAGGCCTGGGTCATACCTCCTCCAGAACCCTCACCACACAG GCAGCTCCGGGAGCTCCGTAGCAACAGTGTAGCCGGACGAGGATCTGTGGGTTCCCTCTCCCCCATCTTGTCCTCAGCTGGAGGGTCCCCTCGCGCCCCTCACCGCTCCCCGGGAGGCATCAAGCGCCGACCGGCCTCCTTCCACTCCAGCACACCCCGCACACCGCGCCCCACGGAGCTCAAGGTGACCCCTTTCAGACGGATGCTCAACACCCCCACATCCGTGGACAGTTTGCCCAGGCTGAGACGCTTCTCCCCGAGCCAGACCCAGGTCACCTCCTTTGCCTACCTGGGACACGATGAGGGTCCAGGGGCTACGGAGGAGGGCaaggagagggggacagggggagcagaggaaCCCTTAAACCAAACCAAACTCCCTGAGACCGAGGTAGCAGCAGCGGGGATAAGGAGTGCAGGCACTCGTCCCTACTCGTCCACTAAAGAGTCAACCaaagagagaggacaggtgGAGGAGAGCGGAGAGGAACGGAGGAAGGAGCAGCTGGCGGAGGTGCTGTCTCAGCCGGTCAGGGACCTGGTGGAGGTGCCTCTATCGTTGCTGAAGCCTCTGGATGGACGGGGACTGGAGAccagtggagagggggagaatggaggagagcTGTATGGAGAAGACCAGAAAATGTGCTGTGGGTTCTTCTACAAG GACGatgggaaaggagaggaggacatgGCGCTGAAGAGAGCTGCTCTTCTGGAGAAGAGGTtgagaagagagaaggaggcaCTGGAGAAGAAACAGCAGCAGGATCTTGAGcaggagctgaagaaggaggAAGCACG GCTAAAAgcagaggaggagcagcagaagAAAGAGGACGATAAGCAGAGGAGGGATTACATAAAGAATGAGTACATGAGGAGGAAGCACTTGAAGCAGGTTGAGGATATGGATGTCAGGCCACGCCATGGAAGTCTGAAAAAAAAGCCCCGCCCCAAATCCATCCACAGGGACGTCATGGAGTCACCCAAACCCCCCGTCCGAGCCACAG GTACTCGACCACGTGGCTTTTCAGTCTCCAGCATGTCCCTGGCCTCCCTCAACCTGGCAGACACCGACAGCAACGCGGGAGATAAGAGGACCCCCAG GCCTGACTCTGCAGAGGGCAATCTGTCGTCCTGCCCGTCTCGTAATGGAGATAAGGACTGGGAGAACGAGTCCACAACCTCCTCAACTCCATCCAACCAAGAGTATACAG GGCCAAAGCTGTACAAGGAACCTAGCGCCAAGTCCAACAAGCATATCATACAGAACGCTCTGGCCCACTGCTGCCTGGCAGGCAAAGTCAATGAAGGACAGAAGAACAAGATAATAGAT GAAATGGAGAGATCAGGggccaacaacttcctggtGTTGTTCCGAGACGCAGGTTGCCAGTTTCGCTCTGTGTACACTTACTGCCCTGAGACAGAGGAGATCACCAAGCTGGCGGGCATTGGGCCCAAGAGCATCACAGCCAAGATGATTGAAGGCCTATATAAGTACAACTCCGACAGGAAGCAGTTCAGCCACATTCCGGCCAAGACCATGTCGGCGAGTGTAGACGCCATCACCATTGCCCCTCACCTGTGGCAGACCAAGAAACAGGGCACTCCCAAGAAACTGGGGAGTCTGAAGTAG